The genomic DNA GGTCACCTTGCCGTTGAAGCGCGAGTTCGGCCCCACCACCAGTTCCGTGCCCAGCTGCCCTACTGAGCTACGGGTAACACCCAGCTTATCAAGGGCGCCTGGCGAGAGCGTCACCTCGCCCTGGGCGCCACCACCCGCGGTGCCATTCTGCGTGTTGCGCAGCACAAAGACGATGACCCCGGCGTTAATGGCCAGGATGATCAGCACCACCGCGATACCCACGAAGGTCGCCTTGTGGCTCGGCCGGTACGTGCCGCGCTTCATGGCCTTCCTGGCGCGCAACGCGGCCGCCGCAGCGGTTGCCGATTGCGCAGACGAAGCATCGCCGTCGGATTGCGGCTTCAGCACCTCGGGCGCAGGCGCACCCGATTTGTCGGTCTTCTTCTCCTCTGCCGCCGGCTCGTCGGCAGATGGCTTCTTGGCCATGTTTTACACCCTTTTACGCTTTCGCTTTACTGGCCCTCATTATAGCGCGGCCAAGAGGTGGTGGCAAACCGTAAGCGGCTTGCAAAATTACCCGCTTTCATCAACAATCTAAGGTATGTCAATACGGGAAGCGGGATGGGTGGCTGTATTCGTGGCGCTGGCGGCGGTACTGTTGAGTGGCCCGCAGTCCTTACAGGCCGAGTCATTGCAATCCCCCAGCTACACCTTCGAGGAAAGTTCGCTCGGCTCCGGCGGCCTGGTACAATCCGCCTCTCCCAACTTCCAGGCTGATGGCGCCGCCGGCGTACCGGTGGTCGGTGACGCCGCCAGTGAGAACTTCCAGGTCAGCGCCGGCAACAAGACCACCCGCGACCCCACCCTCTCCTTCAAGCTGGACAACCCGGCCACCGCCTTCGGCGCCTTCTCGCCCCAGACCGCCACTACGGCCACTACCACCTTCTCGGTCTCCAACTACACCAGCTACGGCTACGTGGTGCAGATTGAGGGCACCCCGCCCAAGAACGGCCCGCACGTCATCGACGCCATGGACGAGACCGACGACTCCCGGATCGGCGAGGAGCAGTTCGGCATCAACCTGGTTGCCAACACCTTGCCGGAATCAGTCGGCGCCAACCCGGACCAGGGCCAGTTCGGCTTCGGTGTGGCCGACGGTAACTATAACGTTTCCAACAAATACCGTTTTGTCAGCGGCGAACCGATCGCTTCCGCGCCCAAAAGCTCCGGCGAGACCACCTACACCATCACCTACCTCGTCAATGTCGCCGGCCTGACGCCGGGCGGCCGCTACACCGCCAACCAGACGCTTATCATCACCGGCACGTACTGACGGTCCGCTACCGCACACCAGCTTGTGGTAAAAATTCACCTATCTGTCCGGAAAGTGTTGACATAATATTGCGCTCATGCTAATCTGCATATAACAAACCAAATTAAAACAAAAATGAAAAAACGACTCAAATCAATCTTATACCTCTCTGGTGCCTCGCTACTGGTAGCCGCACTCGTCTTCCAGGCCCTACCGCAGCGCAAAGTTCACGCTGCAGGCGTACAGATAACCGACCGTAAGCTGACGCTTATGGCCGGCGCCACTGATGGTGGTTCCAAGCCTGGCGGTGTCGTCAACCACATGTTCAACTTTACGTTGCATGTCGATGACAACGTCGGTTCCATTAAGTTTGAGTACTGCACGCTGGCTGCCCTGGCCTGCGTCACGCCGACCGGCCTGGTCACCACCAACGCCACACTCGGCAGCGAGAGCGGCCTGACCGGCTTCGCCATGGACACCGACGATGTTCCCGGCAAGCCCTATCTGACCCGCACCCCGGCCGACACCAACTCCACCACCACTGCTGTCGCATTCCGCCTTGACGGCATCACCAACCCGACCAATGAGAATGAGACCTTCTTTGTCCGCATCACCACCCACTCCGATGCAGCCGCCACCAGCGCCGCGCTTGATGAAGGTACCGTCACTGCCTCCACCGCCGAGCCCATCGACCTGGAAGGCACCATGCCCGAATCACTGGTCTTCTGTACCGGTGCCGAGGTCCTCAAGACCGACAACCTGCCCGACTGCTCGACGGCCACGCCTGGCGACATCGAATTCAGCGGCCTGTTCTCGCCGATCACCACCGCCACCGCCACTTCACAGATGGCCGCCTCCACCAACGCCGGCCAAGGCTACACCATCACCGTCAACGGTCCGACATTGACCTCAGGTCTTAATACCATCACGCCGATTGCGGCGGCCGAAGGCGCCATCCTTGGTAAGAGCCAGTTCGGCATGAACCTGATGGCCAACACGCTGCTGACCTCCAACCCGATCGTCGGTGCCGACATCGATGAGGAGTCCCTGACGCCCAATCTCCGCGGCCAGGCGCTGGCCGGCTACAACACCGTCGACGTCTTCAAATATGCCAGCGGCGAGGCCGTGGCCAACAGCGGCAACCCATCGCTGAGCGGGTCTGACGCCCAGATCTATACCGCCTCCTACATCGTGAACGTGCCTGGTAGTCAGCCAGCCGGTATCTATACCACCACGCTTACCTACATCTGCACGGCTACCTTCTAAAGCAGCTCCAGGCTGGGGAAATCTGTAACAGAGTAACCACTACCGTTTCTCCACAGATTTCCCCACTTCTCCACGGCCTTTTCCACACGGCTATAGACGCTGTTGAAACGCCTATGTTAAAATTCTTACATGAGAAGACTAGGTGGGAAACGCGTCAAGCCGTTATTATTGTGTGCTGTAATGGCTATCGCTACGGTCGGTCAGGTGCTGCAGGCGCCGGTTGCCCATGCTGCCGGTGTGCAGATTACTAACCGTAAGCTGACGTTGATGGCAGGTGCTACTGATGGCGGTTCACTGCCTGGCGGTGTCGTCAACCACCTGTTCAACTTCAATATCCATGTCGACGATAATGTCGGTTCTATCCGGTTCCTCTACTGCACCACCGCCAGCGGCACCTGCACCATGCCGCTCGGCCTGGTCACCACCAACGCCACGCTTGGCAGCGAAAACGGCGCTACCGGCTTTGCTATCGACACCGAAGACGTCAATGGCTCTCCCTACCTGACCCGCACGCCGTCCGACACCAACTCCACCAACCTGGCGGTCGCTTATCAGCTGAACAGCATCACCAACCCGAGCGCAATCAACCAGACCTTCTTTGTCCGCATCACCACCCACGCCAACACCACCGGTACCGGCACGGCCTTGGACGAAGGTACCGTTGCCGCCTCTACCGCCCGTGAGATCGAGCTGGAAGGAACGATGCCCGAGTCGCTCATCTTTTGCACCGGCGCGACCGTAGCTCTGGACGCCGGGCTGCCTGACTGCTCGGACACCACCCCTGGCGACGTCGTCTTCAACCAGTTGTTCTCCCCTATCGACACGGCCACCGCCACTTCCCAGATGGCAGCCTCCACTAATGCCGACAACGGGTACAGCATCACCGTCAACGGCACTACCCTGACTTCCGGCCTCAACACCATTCCTGGCATGGCCGTGGCCGCCACGCCGACGCCCGGTTTCAGCCAGTTCGGCATGAACCTGATGACGAACACTACCGATGTCTCGACCGTCCCCGTCGGCTCGGACATTACACCGATATCTGACGGCGCCCAGCTGCGGGCTCAGCCGGCGGCAGGCTATGGCACTGTGGACAGCTTCAAATTCGTCCCTGGCGAAGTAGTGGCCCGCAGTGACTTCAACACGCCAGGACCGTCCAATGCCCAACGCTACACCGCTGCTTATATCGTCAACGTCGCCGGTAGCCAGCCAGCCGGTATATACGCCACAACATTAACCTATATCTGCACCGCCACGTACTAATACTTATGAAAAAGACTGCCCTCCTGACACTGACCCGACTATGCCTTGCGGCACTAGCCGTCGGCGTGGTCATGCCGGCAGTGCCCGCCGGCGCCGCCCAACTGCTGCCCGGCAGACAACAGCCGGCTCCTGCGCCCGCGGGTAACAATGAGAGCGGCCAGGCACTGGAAATCGGCCCGCCCGTCATAAATCTGAAGGGCGACCCGGGCCAGACACTGAAGACGGAAATCATGGTCCGCAGCGTTTCCAATGGCAAGCTGACGGTCAAGGGCCAGGTCAACGACTTTACGGCCGGCGGTGACGACGGTACGCCGAACCTGCTGCTGGAAGAGGGCGAGGTCAGTCCCTTCTCTATGAAGAGCTGGGTGACGCCGCTGCCACAGATGACGCTTGAATCAAAACAGCTGAAACAGCTGCCAGTCACTATTACGATTCCGAAGGATGCGGCGCCGGGTGGCTATTACTCTGTCATCCGCTTTACCGGCACGCCGCCGGAGCTGGAAGGCACGGGCGTGTCGTTGTCTGCCAGCCTTGGATCGTTGATCTTCCTGAAAGTCAACGGCGACGCCAAGGAAGGCCTGGAGATCGCTGAGTTCTCCACCAACACCTACCGCAAGGCAACCCGGCCCGGCGACCCGGACAAATACACGCCCACCGGCCTGTTTGAGAGTGCGCCGGTACACTTTGTGCAGCAGCTCAAGAACACCGGCAACATTCATGAACAGCCCGGTGGCCAGATTATCATCAAGGATATGTTTGATAAGAAGATAGCTGCCGTCAATGTCAACCTGCCACCGCGCAACGTCCTGCCGCAAAGCACGCGCAAGTTCACGCAGGTGTTGGACGGCGGCCAACTTGGCAGCCGGCAGCTGTTTGGTAAGTATACGGCCACTATGAAGCTGTCATACGGCACCAACAACCAGTCCGTCGAGAAGACGATTACGTTCTGGGTACTGCCCTACAAGCTCATCGCGATTGTCATAGCAGTACTCATCGGCGGGTTCTTCCTCTTCCGCTTCCTGTTGCGCCGCCACAACGAACGCATCATCCGCCAGGCCACGCAGCAACGCTCATCCAGGTCGCGCCGGCCGCGCCGCTAGGCAAAGGCGGTAGCGCGATGCGTCACTGGCTCACCACCCACCTCAAACTCAGCCACCACAGCCATAGCGGCCAGATACGGCCGCATGAGTTCACCTCGTATATTCCCCTGCTGCTTCTGCTGGTCGTGGTCGGCTTGGCCCTGGGGACATACACCGCCACGGCAGCGACCACCTCGCCAGGGCCGGAGAAGGGCTACATCGGTCTGACCGGTGCCGTACCTGGCAAGCCGCCGGCCTCGGGGGCGGTCATTCTGGTGCCCGGTAGCGGCGCCCGTTTCAGTACGTCGCCCATCACGGTCAGTGGCACCTGCCCAGCCGGTACGCTGGTGGAGGTCTTTAAGAATGACATCTTTGCCGGCTCGACGCCGTGCGACAGCGACGGCACCTTCTCGATTGAGATTGACCTGTTGTTTGGCAACAATGTCCTGGTGGCGCGGGTATACGACGCCCTTAACCAACCCGGACCCGATTCCAATGCTGTCAGCGTCTTCTACGATGCCCTGCCCGGCCAGGGTGGCGCACTGGTACCGCTCGACTTCGGCGGAGCGCAGCTGCTGCTTAATACCGACGCCGTCTTCCGCGGCTCCTTCCCCGGCCAGGAAATGACGATGCCGCTGGAAATCCTCGGCGGGTCGCCGCCATACGCCGTCAACATCCAATGGGGCGACACCACCAACAAGCTGGTGCCGCGTAATGACAACACGCCGTTCCAGGAATCGCATGTCTACAAGAAGGCCGGCACCTACCAGATCACCCTGCAGGGCACCGATGCGGCCGGACGGGTGGCGTTCCTGACGGTGGCAGCCATCATCAACGGGCAGCCGCCGGTGGAACAGGTGGCAGGCGTCAAAGAGACCACCAACCAGCTCCTGCTGCTCTGGCCGCTCTATGTGGCGACCGTAGCCGTGGCCATCGCCTTCTGGCTGGGCGAGATGCGGGAGAAGCAGGTGCTGCGCAAGCGCGGACTGCTCATCTACAACGATATTTAGACGGTTTCTTGGCCGGCCGACCGGCCGGCTGTTGCCCACCCCCTATTTTTTGCGTTTTTACCCCTTGTCATTTCCAAACATAAGGTTTATGATGTAATCAGGTAAAAAGCTTTCATGAGAGACTGCTTTGTATCGTTAGCGTCAACAAGCGTATAACAAAAGAAGACAAAAACGTATGGGTGTGACAAAAAGAGTTCGCAAATTATTTGCGTACGTCCTATTTCTGGGAGTGACCGTCATCATCGCCGCTGTGAACATAGTGGCGACGCCCGTTCATGCCGCCGTCGGCATCAACCAGCAGATCAATTTCCAGGGCCGCCTGCTCAACGCCCAGGGCGCCACCGTCCCTGACGGCTTCTATAACATTGAGTTCAAGATTTACCAGGACGGCACCGGTACGGCCGCCGGCAACCCTGGCGGCACGCTCAAGTGGACGGAGAGCCACCTGAACTCGGCCGGTAAGGGCGTGCAGATTAAGAACGGTTTCCTTTCCGTACAGCTGGGCTCTATCAATGCCTTCGGGAGCCAGGTCGACTGGAACCAGAGCGTGCTGTGGCTGAGCATGAACGTCGGCAATACCAACGGCAGCTGTACGCCGATTTCGTCCTGTTCGCCCGACGGCGAGATGTTGCCGATGAAGGCGATGTCCTCTACGCCTTACGCCATCAACGCCGGCATGCTCGGCGGGCTGACCTCGGCCCAGTTCCTGCAGATAGCCCAGGGAGTCCAGACCGATGCCTCCACCAACACCAGCAGCATCCATATCAACAAGACCGGTTCCGGTAATTTCTTATCCTTACAATCCGGAGGTATTGATGCGTTCCAATTGACGAATGCCGGAGACATAGCCTTCGGCTCGAATGCGAACCATACGATATCCATCGCGACTGCAGGCAGTGGCGCCGCCGGGCGCTCTTTGTCGTTAACGGGCGGTGCGGCGGGTACCGGCGCCAGCGCCCTGACGGGCGGCAACCTGGTACTACAAGGCGGTGCCGGCGGTGGCACGAACGGCAATGGCGGCGACCTGCTGCTGGACGCCGGGGCTGCCAACGGTAGCGGCACGCACGGCAGCATCAACATCGGCACCAGCTACGCCAGCACCATCCAGATCGGCAGCTCCAGCCTGGCCGGCGGCACCCAGACGGTCAATATCGGCAACAGTAACGGCGCCGGGACCACCAACGTCACCATCGGCAGTAGCGGCAGCGCGGGCGGCGGCGTCACCATCCTGCAGGGCAAGGACAGCGTCGGCCTGGCTACCAACGGCGTCACCCGTGCCACCTTCAACAATGCCGGCAGCCTCTATCTTGGCAACGGCGTCACGGCGGCCGCCCCCAGCAACTTCACGGTCAGCGGTACCGGCAGTACCACCAGCGGCGTCGCCGGCGGCAGCCTGACCGTACAGGGCGGTAACGCCACCGTCGGCAACGGCAATGGCGGCAACCTGCTGTTGAGCGGCGGCACCGGCACGGGCACCGGGGCGAACGGCCTGGTCGTCATCACCACGCCCACGTTCTCTACCACAACCAACGACCCCAACTGCTACACTGGCGGCGCCCCGGTGGCCAACAACTGCACCATTGCCACATCATCAGTCAACAACTCGGCCGCCATCCTGGTCGGCTTCAACCAGGGCGGCCGCATCGCCACCCTGCCCAGCCCGACCATCGCCACCGCCGGACGCGTCATCTACGTCACGGCAGCCAACGGCACCTCGGATTTCACCCTACAGGTCAACGGTGGCGGCGCTGGCAACGAAATTGCCATGCGCCAGAACACGACCGCCACCATGATCTGGAACGGTAGCGCCTGGACGGCGGCTGGCGCCTCCAGCTCTACCACCCTGCAGGCAGCCTACGACAACACGCTGCAGAGTGCCGGCGGCGCCGAGCTGGTCGTCTCCAAGACGTCCACTACCGATGGTCTGACCATCCGTGACAGCTCAGTGAACCCGGTCAACGGCACACTGTTGACCGTACAGACAAAATCGGCAGCCGGTCTGCTTTCCGTCAACAGCAACGTCACTGATTATGCCACTGAGAGCGGCGCTGAGACTGCTGGCAGCGGCGGCATGGCTACCTTCCCGGCCAATACCTGGAGCGCCGTAGGCGCCACGACCGTCAGCCGTTACACCACCACCGGCAACTTTGTCGCTACTGGCCAGGGGTCAGTTTCGGTGGTAACGCCAGCCACTGCGAACGTGGGTGTCAAGAACCGTCTCTCCACCACGCTGACCGCCGGCACCACCTATAACGTTTCCTTCACCAGCCGCCTTGCCAGCGGCACGTTCACCGACATGAATGTCTACTATTCGATTGATGGCTCCGCCGCCTCAGTACCCTGTACTACCGCTCAGGCCGTCAATACCAGTGTCTGGACCAAGGTGAACTGCACCTTTGCGGCACCCGCTGCCGGCATCACAGCCAACAATGCCCTGCTCATCCGCCAGACAGGCGGCACGGCACGGACGTTCTACGTCGATAACTTGAGCATCACCATCGCTGCGGACTACAACTATGCGACCGACGGTAGCGTGAACGACGGCACCAACTTCGCCACCAACTGGTCGTCAGTGGCCAGCGCCGGCGTCGCACGCAGCACGACCGTGGGCAATGATGCCAGTGACAGTGCCCAGGCTACCACCACTGGCACCGGCCAGGGCGTACGAAACAGGCTGTCCATCAACCCTCTGCCCGATACGCTCTACCGCGTCACGGTATACGCCGCCAGCTCGACGGCGGGCTTCAACAACTTCACCGTCCGGTACTCCCGCAATAACGGCACTAACTTTGTGAACTGTGCGGACTACAATACCCAGACCGTGTCTTCATCACTGACATCGTTCACCAAGATTACCTGCTACATCACGACCGACAGTACTGCCGCCACCGCACCGTACGTCTACTTCACGCAGACGGATGCGACGGCCCGCGTCTTCTACGTCGACTCGCTCAACATGACACTTTCTGACAGCACGACACCAAACGTTCAGATTGGCGGTGGCATCCACGGCGGTCCGGTTACCCTGCTGACCCTCGACCGAGGTGCATCGGCGCCGATCGCCAGCGACAACGATGCCCTGCTCGGCTCGATGTACTACGACACCACGCTCGGCAAGCTGCAGTGCTACGAGGCGGACGGCTGGGGTGCCTGTGGTTCGAGCCCGGACAACGTGGTCACCATTTCGCCGGAGTACACCAACGCCGTCATGCACGGTACCGGCGTCGGCACGATGACGTCTGACATCTGCTCCTCTACGTTAAACCTCAATGATGGCACTTCCGGCCAGGCCACCATCTGCGGTGCGAACGAGACATACAACTTCTACAAATGGACCTCGCCGCAGGCCAGCGCCCAGAACTACGGCATATACGTTACGTATCAGCTACCCAGCACCTTCAAGAGCTTCGCCTCCGGCCAGACCTCTATCATGGGGCGCACCGATAGCGGCAACGCCAGCGTTCAGTACCAGGTATACCGCAACGACCCAGCTACCGGCCTGACCCCCTGCGGCAGCACAGTCACCGTTTCGTCAGGCTCAGTCTCGTCGTGGCAGACTGGTGTCGCCAGCGGTGCCGCCGACCCCTCGACCTGCGGTTTCGCACCGGGCAACAGTATCGTCTTCAAGATTAATGTTACCGCCAGCCAGAACGCCAATGCCTATGTGGGCAATCTCAACTTCACCTTCAGCAACCGGTAGCACCCCTTCGGTAACATCTTGTCGCTTATGGTAAAATGGGAGTACGAAAGTGTGAGGTTTGCTCTTCAATGTGGAGCTTGGGTAATAGAAAAAAGCACAAAACGGGGGGATTGTCGCTGCGCCGACGGCGTCGGCCGTCTTTCTGGCACCCTGCCTTCTTGTCACAGCTCAAGCTTCCGCCCTTACGGCAACGTCCTACATCCCCCTTGCAACGCGCCAGTGAGCAGCTCGGCCTGCCTCGCCTGCGCTCGCGGCTGCCCCACCGGCTTCAGCGATTGCTACCGGGAGCACCTCATCCCCGCGTCAAGTACGGCTTAATTGGCATCGCGGTGATCCTGGTGGTGGCCGAGCTGGTCATCATCATGGAACCGTACATCGTCAAGCGCACCTACGCGCTGGGACAGGCCGCATCGCTGCTTCCTCCTGCCAGTCCGACCATGGCCAGCAAAGTAAAATTTGATGCCGCCCGCCAGGCATTCACCTTCAATAGCGGTAAAGGAATGCCAGCCGGCGAGGGCGTACTCAGCGGCCCGCAGCATGTCGAAGCCGTCGCAGCCAAAGACCCTGTCAAGGGGCTGATAGTCACCGATACCGTTAACAAGGTTGATTTCAGAATGACACCGAAATTCGGACTGCGCGAAGGTATGCAGGAGGATAACCGAATCATCTACCCCCTGCGTAACGGCGCGGGCTGGGCTGTGTATGCCATGCAGGGGTCAGGCGTCAAAGAGGACATTATCCTGGAATGGGCATCCGACGACACCATGAGCTTTGAGTACGAACTAGACCTGGGCAAAGGCCTCCAGGCCAAACTGGAAACAGATGGCAGTGTCGGCATCTACGGCAATACGCTGTTCAGCGGCAATATCACCACCAGCACAGAAAAAGATGCAGAAATTCTCAACAAGGCCCGTAAAAACGCCGCCAAGGATACTCTGCTTTTCACCGTGCCCAAACCGTTTGTCGTTGAGGCTGGCAAAAAGCAGTCCGACGTCAAGGTTGCGTATGATCTGAATGGCAATACGTTGACCGTCCGGGCCGCCGGTTTAAAAAAAGCGAGTTATCCGCTCTCTATCGACCCCAGCATCTACGTCGTCACCGCCCAGCAGTTCATGAGCGGCAACAACGAGACTAATATCAATTTCAATGTTGACGACAAGCTGATTGAAAAGGGCCGGACGACCGGTGCACGTTTCGATACATGGAACACCACCACTCCGTTGCCTGCCGCCACCTGGGGCAACAGTACCGCGGCAGCGGGCGGCTACATTTATTCAGTCGGCGGCACATCGTTCAGCGGCCAGGTGTACAACACCCAGGGTAGCGACAGCTTTACGGTGCCGGCCGGCGTCACCAGCATCGGCTTCAAGATTTGGGGTGGTGGCGGTGGCGGCGGCGCCGGCAGTACCACCGCCGCCGGCGGTACGGGCGGTGGCGGCGGGTATGTCGCCGGCACATTAGCAGTTACTCCAGGACAGAACCTCAGTGTGTACGTTGGCGGTGGTGGCGGCGCCGGCACGCGCAACACATCCGGCGGCGGTGGTGGTGGTGGTGGCCATTCCAGCATTTATAACGGTGGCACGCCGCTGGCGATTGCCGCTGGCGGTGGTGGTGGCGGTGGTGGCCGTAATAGTAGCGGCGATACGGGTGGCGCTGGCGGCGCCGGTGGTGGCACATCCGGTGTAGGCGGATCGGCTGCAGGCGGCGGTACTGGTGTCAATGGTGGTGGCGGCGGTACTCCCAGCGCAGGCGGTGCGGCCGGTTCGGGTGGCAACAACCCCGGTACGGCCGGCTCCTCACTCGCGGGTGGTGCCGGTGCGGACGGCCGGACCGGCGCTGGCGCAGACGGCAGCCTTTCCAACGGCGGCCTGGCCAGCGGTGGTGACGGTGGCGGCATCAACAACACCGGCCGGGCAGCCGGTGGTGGTGGCGGTTCGGGATACTTTGGTGGCGGTGGCGGTTCAGGCTCAAGTAACACCACTGGCGGTGGTGGTGGCGGTGGTGGCTCCAGCTTCATCACCGGCACCGCAACAAGCACCCAAAATACCGCTGGCAGCGGAGCCAACCCTGGCAATGCAGGCGATGCCAGCCGCAATGGTGCCGGCACCGGCGGCAATGCCGGACCGACGAGCGGCACACCCACCGCCGGATCGGACGGCCTGGTCTACATAACTTTCGGCAGCGGCGGCGGCACCACGGTGTCTGCCGCCACCAGCTGGGCCAAATTCAACACCACGACCGGCGCCATTGACAGTGCCAACCCTGGCAGTGGCACGTGCAGCGGCTGGTGTACGACCGCCGCTTACAATCTGCCTTCCGCCCGCTCCAACTTCTCGTTAGTAGCCTATAGTGGCTTTTTGTACGCCATCGGCGGCACGGACAGCGCAGGCACCCGCACTAACACCGTCTATATCGCCAAGCTCGGTGCCAATGGCGAACCCCAGCTCTGGCACCCGACCGACACCAACAAGACGAACTGGACGTACTGGTACCAGGGTGGCAATCTCAGCTCTGTGCGGGCCAATACCTCGGCGGTCGCCTACAATAACCGGCTCTATTTG from Candidatus Saccharibacteria bacterium includes the following:
- a CDS encoding PKD domain-containing protein, giving the protein MRHWLTTHLKLSHHSHSGQIRPHEFTSYIPLLLLLVVVGLALGTYTATAATTSPGPEKGYIGLTGAVPGKPPASGAVILVPGSGARFSTSPITVSGTCPAGTLVEVFKNDIFAGSTPCDSDGTFSIEIDLLFGNNVLVARVYDALNQPGPDSNAVSVFYDALPGQGGALVPLDFGGAQLLLNTDAVFRGSFPGQEMTMPLEILGGSPPYAVNIQWGDTTNKLVPRNDNTPFQESHVYKKAGTYQITLQGTDAAGRVAFLTVAAIINGQPPVEQVAGVKETTNQLLLLWPLYVATVAVAIAFWLGEMREKQVLRKRGLLIYNDI